The following is a genomic window from Nicotiana tabacum cultivar K326 chromosome 3, ASM71507v2, whole genome shotgun sequence.
TCTTGAATGGTAAACCCTGTAACCACATGTTTTTGTATGTTGTCCCTGTATCATTTATCAGTCTCAAATATTCCCACGCCGATTTAACTGAAAAATTACCAGCTGTCTCGAGGCACCAGTATGGTTTGTCAAGTAATTGCTGCTCGCTTGGTGGTTTGATATTGTCTATAATGTGTACAACATATTCCAcaggcacaatattggctaacttGTCTGCATCCCAAACTCCTCCAGTCACAACATCAGCAACATTATTAACTGATTCATCAATGTAGAAGTCATCAGGTGTATTGAAGTATAATGCTCCCAATCCAGTCCAGTTGTCAAACCAAAAAAGCGAAGATCCCATGTTTGGACGCCACCCAATTTGATGTTCTATAATGTCCCGACATTCCAGCATTCGTCTCCAAACATGAGAACCATCTCTCCAAAGTATTACaataggatttaattttttgcaGTATTTTTAGGACATGAAAGAGCTCCATAAAGTTGGTTTTGTCCTGAAGTTCCATCAGAGCTTACAAAAAAGAGCTTTTGCAACATCGTGTAGAGATCGAAAACCTGCTCCTCCTTCTTCATAAGGTCGACATAGAGTAATCCATGATGCCCAGTGCCTACTTTTGCCACCAATAGAGCTACTCCAGAAGAATTGTGCGAATATCTTGTGTAGCTTATTAATGACAAATGGAGGTGGGTTCATTGCCGATAAGAGATGGATAGGCATGCTTTGTAGGACATGTTTGATTAAAATCGCCCTACCACCAATTGACAACAATTTTCCTTTCCATGCTTGCAATTTGTCCATGACTTTATTGATCAAACCTTTATAGAATTCCATTTTCCTTCGAGTGTAGAAAATTGGGCATCCAAGGTAGATGAAAGGGAATTCCTGCTTGCAAATACCCGTGATTCTTTGAACCTTATTTACAACATCTTCAGGTGTAGAATCATGCATGTAGACAGCTGATTTGGACTTATTAATGAGTTGTCCAGAAGCTCTTTCATATGCTGCCAAAATCCCAACTAGCAGCTGCAAAGACTTAGCATCTGAAGAAGAAAAAATTATGGTGTCGTCGGCGTATGCTAGATTATTTATTTTTGGACTCCACTTTAGCATTCCGAAACCACAGAAGTATAAATTAAGGTGCAAATCATTTAAAGCCCGTGAAAACGCCTCAGCTGCAAGTATAAAGAGGGTTGGTGATAGAGGGTCTCCTTGCTTGACGCCCCTAGTAGACTTGAAGAATCCATGTGGCTGACCGTTGATGAGAACGATGTACCAATTGTTAGACACAATTTCATATACCAAGTCTATAAATGTTTCACAGAAACCCATCTGCCTCAGGACTTTAGTGAGGTATAACCAAGAAAGACGATCATAAGCTTTCGTCATATCTAGTTTAATCACTACATTTGGTCCGGCCTTTGTTCTCAGTCTAATATCTGTGATTATCTCTTGAGTGAGCAGCACATTTTCAACAATATTCCTTCCCTTTACAAACCCAGCTTGTTCGTCAGAAATAAGAGTAGGTAGTAGACTAACTAGCCTCTCGTGAATAACCCTTGAGATAACTTTGTTGATGAAATTGCTCAGGCTTATTGGACGTAAATCTGAAAATGTTTGCACATCTTTCTTCTTTGGTAATAGAACTAGATTTGTATGTGTAACATATCTTGGTAGTTCATGACCATTGAAGAAACTCTTGACCATGTTAAAGACATCGTCACCAATGATATCCCAACATGAATGAAAAAAAGCTCCCGTGAAACCATCCGGGCCAGCTGCGCTTTCTCCATTTAACCCCATCGTAGCCTGTTGGACCTCATCTTTTGTGGTCTGCTTCATCAACTGAAAGTTCTGCACTCATGGGCATCTTTCTTCATGGAACTGTTCTTTAAAGAAGTGAACTACTTCATCTGCGATTTGAGTGGGGTCATCTATCCAGATTCCATCGCTGTTTTGAATCCCTCGTAGCTGCAATCTCTTCCTTCTTCCGTTGACTTGAGCATGGAAGAATTTAGTGTTTCTATCTCCATCATTGAACCATGCCATCCCTGCCTTTTGTTTCCAAAATTGTTCCTCAAGAGCAAGAAATTTGATAAGTTCTGCTTGAACTTTACACAATCTTTCCCTATTTGCCCGAGTTGGATTTATTTCAAATTGAGCCTCATGAACCTTGAAGACCTCTTCCAAACTGGATATCTTCTTGAAAATATCTCCATATGTCGACTTGCTCCAGAGTGACAgtccttttttcacttttttcagtTTGTGGTTGAATAAAGTGAAAGGATTTGCTTCAAAATCTGTGTTCCAATTTGCATTGACCACATCTTTAAACGTCGGATGTTTTGTCCAAAAATTTAGAAACCTGAAGGATTTCTTGATCACAATAGTTTCAAGATCACATTTTAGCAACATGGGACAATGGTCGGAACCAATTTTTGGTAGATGAGTGACTTCTATTCCAGGGAACATTTGTTGAAATTCAATGTTAGCCATACATCTGTCAAGTCTCTTGAAAATGCAATCTTCCTCCGCTCTTCCATTCCACCAAGTGTATATACTTCCCTTGAATCCCAAATCAAAGAGATCACAAGTGTTCATGCAATGTCGGAAATCTTCGACTTCATTCAAAGTCACTGGAAGCCCCCAAACTTCTCCTCCTCATCCCATATGACATTGAAGTCACCTCCAACAAGCcaaggaatatccttatctgcTGCCATTGCGTATAATGAGTCCCAAAGCTCTATTATTTCTATTGCATCACACTTGGCATAGACCAAAGTAACATTTTGGATAGTGTATATCTCTGTATGAGTCATTTGTAACGTCAGCTGCTGCTCCATGTCATATAGAATTGTGACGTCATACAATTCGTCAACGAAAGCCCACACCTTATTTGAAATGTTAGAAAATGCTTGAGATAATCCTATCTGTCTTCTGTATAAATCCAGCTTTGAACCATCTTTCATTGGTTCCATGAGACCAACAAAGTCGAAATTATGTTGTCTATGCATTGTTACGAGCCTCTCAAAGGTTTGCTGCGTATTGGCGGATCTAATATTCCAAATAATTGCATCCATTACTGATTATTTGATTTAGTAAAACCTCATCGAGTTTGGATCCCAGCAGTAGGCATGCCAGAATTGTTTCTGTTAatctttccttttttccttttgcaGCAGATTTAACTTTGGCAATATGAGTTGGAGAGATATCACCTTTTCTTGCCACACTGATGAagttttgagttgtggattcCTCATCTAAATCCCTACCATTTCCCAGCATGttttcatcttctttttcttGATTAATAACTGGTCTTGCTAATTCATGAGAGGGACAACGAGTCAATATGTTTTTGGCAGCATTATCCTTGATTATCCTCACCCTACTATTATCACCAACATCTTTTTGATTGTCAGCTTTTTTACTCATCCCTTGTTCCCCTTCAACAATGCAATTTAATCCATCCAGTTTATCATTTTTGTCCAAATGCATTGAGGCGCCTGCATTTGTTGTAACTAATTGTTTCGTGGCTTCACTGCAATCTACAGAAGGACTTTTTTCCTCTAGTGTGTTTTTGACCTTTTCTCTATTTTGAAACAGAGTATTTGCTCTGTTTGGAGCTCGAGTATGTTCTGCTACAACAGCTGCATTATCATTTACACTTTGATCTTCCTCCTCTATGACCTCCTGATCAGCTTCACCTTCTTTATTTATTCCTTTTGGAATTTCTCCTTCTTCAGAATCCTCCTCAGCTTGATCCTCCCAAAGTTTGCCACTAGTCAGAGCTAGTCTGTCCTTCTCATTCACTTGTTCTGATATTCCATATGTATCTTTAGATGGGATATCTTGACACGAGTGATTAGTGGTAACTAACTTGCTTCCAAAGATCTTATTAGCCCATTGTGCTGTGGAATCTTGTTGTGTATGATTTTGATGCTCATTCTCTTTAGCAGAAAGATTAAAAGCAATAGCATTTGGATTTAACTGCTTTATATCTTTTGAAAGTTGTTTTGTACGAACAACAGAGTTTGGAATTTGAGTAATAGCATATGCAGTTGCAGTTACATCATCATTTGGCTCCATGTTAGCTTTGTTTTTGGCAGCAGAGGTTTCTCCTATCAACATCAGATTATTTCCTTCATTGTCATCACTTTTTTCCATTTCTAGAACTGCAAAACTATTCCATATCTGAACATGGTCTGTCTGCTCATCTTCGATCTCCACCAATGCCAAAATATTTGTCATTTGATTCTCTTGGTTGCAACACTCAATGCCATAGTCTCATGTCCAGTTATTGTTTGGACAGAATTCTCATTATTAACAGACTTCAGACGATTATCCTTGACCTCTTTCCATTGTCCTCCTAATTTCCCAGTAAGCTTTTGGCCTGTGCAGATCGCGAGAGTTCCTGTAGCAATAGCCTGTATTTTCATCTTAGTCTGAGTATGTGAAGTGTCATTGACCACTTCCTGCATTTGATTCACAATATCATTTTCTAGCAACTGATTGGGATCTCTTATTGCATTTAACAATTGCCTTGCATCACCCTGAAGCCGTTCAACAGAGACCTCTTCCAATTCAGTTCGAATAATTTCCTCTGTAGATCCCTTTGCATTTTCATTTCTCCGTTTCGTCGAGCGACATGCATTATCATCGTGTCCTTGGTGTTGAAAACATGTACAATACATTGGAAGATTATCATACACAACCTTTTGATGAAAATCAGCCGATTTTCCAGAAATCTTGTCGACGACGGAAATCTTGATTTTTTTTGGATGCTCATCCAATAGATCCAACACGACTTTAACCCTCACAGCGCTTGTCTTTTTTATATCTTTTGTTGCCTTGTCAATAGCTAGAGGTTTTCCCACTGCAGAAGCAATTGACATCAAAGATTTCTTTGCAAAGTAGTTTGGTGGAAGATCTGGGAATGAGATCCAAACCACAGCTTTCGATGTCtcaatttttggatcaaatccaaTCGTCCAAGGAAAGGTTCTGAAGAAGAACTCATCTCCTTTTGAATTAATGTGCCCAGTCGATCTGGAAATAAAGGTTACATAATCATCATAAAGATTGAATCGTACCAGTATGTGCCTAAACTCCAGCTGCCCAATGTTACAGTTTCCTTTCACATCGAACTGTTTTGGAAAGTTTCTTCTGAGGTCTTGAAGATCTGGTTTTCCATAAGAAAACTTGACGATTACGGCTTGATGTAAACCTTCCTCTATGACAAACTCTTTCACCTCATCTGTGGTGAATTCAACGATTGGTTCTCCATGTTCGAATCTAACTGGACATAGAACTGTATGTTGAATTTGTGGCACATTTTCTTTAGTCACAGTTGCTGCATAATTCATTTTTGGTGGAATGTTGATCCCAGCTGCTTGAAAACTTTGCTCTCCCACAGCCAAAGGCTGGGGAGAGGTCAACGCAGCCATGGTTGTCTTAATCGTACATGAGCAAGCTCAAATCGCCAGAGTTTCTGTGATGAACAGTAACTCCTATTCCTTCCCTAAagcattggtatatgattctaaaccttttttttcaatttcccattgcatttcatcaatttttatCCAAAAATCTAGGgcttttatggtagaaattaggaatttgggtagagttaggactttttgattaattgggatttaaacctcattttggggtcggattttgaaactaattgcatatttgggctcgtgggtgaatgggtgatcagattttggtccgaacctcgggtttcgaccaagcaggcccggggtcgatttttaactttttggggaaaatgatagaaaacctataattaagcattggctataaattctttagcatttattgatgttgttaaattaatttggactatatGCAAGTAATTTAAAGGTGAATTCTAAAAGAAAAGCGGTCTTTGAGACTTGAGTTGGCCGtagaagtttgaggtaagtgtttggtctaaccttagcttgagggattaagaattatgtcttattttctatgtgttaatgtggagtacgacgtataggcatggtgatgagtatttATACGTCGGTATCAAGCATACCCGTGAGTCTCGTATAGCAATTGTTGTGAATCCATTGTgatttattcatgcttaatatgttTTTATCAtggttgattcccttgccgggatgttgttattatattcttgttcccttgccgggatgttattgttatgatattgtctcccttgccggaacGTTATTGTTTACTATATTGTCACCCTTGCCGAGATATTGTTGTTGTACTCTTGTGTCCTTGCCGGAATTCTTGTGATTGATGTTGActtgtaaatgggatcgggtaTCATGCCGCCATGGTGATagttgaaatgggagcgggttgcacgcctgcaacaagatataagAAATGGGAAAGGGTTTCACTCCTGCAACATGATATATGAAATagaagcgggttgcacgcctgcaacgagatatataaaataggagcgggttgcacgcctgcaacgagatatatgaaatgggagtgggttgcacgcctgcaacgagatatatgaaatgggattgggttgtaCGCCTGCAACAAGGAAGGAATGAAAGTGAATACTGTGTTTGTTTTCCTTGTTCTTGTTGGCATTTAAATGTTGGTTTCTTTACATTCCTAttttgatattctgttgttatttAGTACTCCCCGTAGCATGTTTCCCCCCTCTTATCTTTACTGTGAatatttgcttttatttttcgttgtatatgatttaactgcacaggtttatttggtagtctggtcctagcctcgtcactacttcgccgaggttaggctagacacttaccggcatatggggttggttgtgctgatactacactcggcactgtgtgcagatactggtacCGGAGCACTTCAACCGCAGTAAGGTTGCTACTTTCAGTccaacaggcgacccgaggtagtcctgcaggcgtccgtggGCCTTGGCGTCTTCTTCTATCATCTCTTTTCTGttcttttacttattcagagacaaattcgtgtatttctattcagaccttatttgtagtaatcttagatagtctgtgaaactgtgacaccaaattctgggtagagttgtatttagacttccgcagtttgtattaagttaaattattaGATTTAGTCTTCCACTTTGTTATTGATATTATCATTTCCGCTGTTTTGGTATgttgttttgaaattataagGACTTAAGACTTGAAAAAGGGTAATCAAAAcggaatagttggcttgcctagctttcattagtaggctccatcacgtctcccgagggtgggaaatctgggtcgtgacacggAGGAACTGCCAAAAACTATGTCTTGTCAAAAACTTCCTTCCTAGCTCCTTCCTTTGCGAGGAGGTCCGCCATTTGGTTCTTCTCCCTGTAGCTATGTCCTATGACTGGGTTCCCCAATTGCTACATCAGATACCTGCATTTAGAAATTATGAGATTGTGAGTTAAGTtgccattttttaacatttccaaCACCATTTCGGAGTCAGTGTAAATCACCAAAGGTGCCAAGCCTTGGTCTAGGCTATTTGTAGCCCCAATCATAGGGCTTTGAGCTCTACCCTAAGACTATCAGTGTTTGGGAGACCCCTCATGAAGCCCAAGATCCAGTCACCCCTGTTGTTTGTAAATACCCCATATACCCCCTTTCCCAGTGTTAAGGCATGCAGCCCCATTAGTGTTCAGCTTGTAAAAGCCTATATCTGGTGGGCACCACTGTAGGTATAAGGTGGTTGTTGCCGGAGCCGTCCTTGAAGTGGCTACTACATAGTGGTATTCAACAACCTTAGCTATTGTTTGGTGAAGATTAATGTAGTTCTTCCTCTTTTCAAAGACATTAGAGTTTCTGGTTAGCCAGATTGCCAAGAGGTAGAAGGGCAGTAGTTGTTTCCATTTAATTCAAGCAATATAGTCCACATTTTGGAGCCTATGACATGTGTCTTCCTAGTTGTGCATACAAAATGGATTTGCACTAAGGCTAGGCTGTTGAGTAGAGTTGTGCAGCAAATGCTGCCAAAATTGTTTGGTACTGGCACATCCAAAGAAGATGTGGTTTATGTCCTCTATTGCATGATCATAGAAGGGGCAATTAGGGATAATTCTCAGGCCAATGTGGTGCAAGTGATTCCCTGTAGGAAGCCTATTTTGTAGCACGAGCCATATGAAGAACTTGATCTTTTTAGGGGCCTTTAGTTTCCAAATCCATCTGGAGTGGTCTTCATTAGATTTTTCATCATGCATAAGTGCATCAAGATAAGAGTAAACTGGTTTGGTACTAAACTTATCGTTGGGGTTAAGGTTCCAGATTAGTTTGTCCTTAGTAGAGGTGGTAGTGGGGATGAATGTGTTTTGCACCTTTGATACCTAGAATGACACTGCATGTCGTGGCACACTTTGATTGGCAATTAGAGGAAAAGATCACTTTGGATTTCTGGATGTTGACTTTCTGCCCAGATGCAGCATTGAAGCTGTCTAGAATGGCTAAGATTGACTCGCAGTTAATTTTATTGGCTCTGGCAAACATAGTGAGGTCATCAACAAAGAATAAGTGAGATATTCTGGTCCCTCCCCTATTGATACTGATGGGACACCAATCCTTCTTAGATACAACATTGTCAATATCCCTGGAGAGCCTTTCCATGCATATAATGAACAAGCAGAGAAACATAGGGCCCCTTACCTAATGCCTCTACTAGGTTTGAAGTACTCAGTCTGAGTACCATTGACTAGGATTAAGATGGAGCTTGTAGTGAGACAGGACATGATGAGGGTGGCAAGATTAATGGGGAAGTTGAAAAAAAGAAGGGATTCTCTTATGAAAGACCATTCTAACCTATCGAAAGCCTTCTCTAAGTCTACCTTTAGGATCATGTTGGCATTTTTGCCTTTCATGTTTTGGAAGTGGGTAATGTACTCTTGGACCATAATGGCATTGTTAGCAGCTCTTCTATTGGCTAGAAAGCTAGCCTAGGTAGGGCCAATGATGTTTTGGAGCATTGGTTTGATTCTGTTGACAATGATCTTAGTGATCAGCTTGTACATAGTGTTTCATAGACCAAT
Proteins encoded in this region:
- the LOC142177960 gene encoding uncharacterized protein LOC142177960 produces the protein MNTCDLFDLGFKGSIYTWWNGRAEEDCIFKRLDRCMANIEFQQMFPGIEVTHLPKIGSDHCPMLLKCDLETIVIKKSFRFLNFWTKHPTFKDVVNANWNTDFEANPFTLFNHKLKKVKKGLSLWSKSTYGDIFKKISSLEEVFKVHEAQFEINPTRANRERLCKVQAELIKFLALEEQFWKQKAGMAWFNDGDRNTKFFHAQVNGRRKRLQLRGIQNSDGIWIDDPTQIADEVVHFFKEQFHEERCP